From Bacillus rossius redtenbacheri isolate Brsri chromosome 16, Brsri_v3, whole genome shotgun sequence, a single genomic window includes:
- the LOC134540168 gene encoding uncharacterized protein LOC134540168, producing MADGSQSHSSRPAELQWSRQDVFECLSAVPSSLRQMRHVGSSRAEEPHWHERLKKFVNTFVKEIETYLEAKYLVLEGEEGGGRSHGVGEWVGGGTGALLGKLLGAPELGEFAGATLGHMADEAIHRRKLYRLSQLVYRTQEKDDHASVRRVLAECGLHVFRSFEMQVMGVTSAAGWQLAVKKLGEDAAHRAINFCAGERAGEIAPDLITRGVVEGRSKKRHSYSWRRGLAIRYRGTKVTTEDIYTKTGLVVLDSDGVAERYYRKKDGKCETCKFGHRVLFNWEMDSHGGISEVLGNSWHEEEKPRDEYRYELKPDNFSSALNYLSRVICPEDEHMTEERITEIFTSIQVNMVCEIPEKLLENYMKKLVGDINKNEVRKISGLDQGADEIEFGKRREAVMFDLSEPVVFFKDREEPLRKLHEFLCGQNAHKMAVVCGPGSVGKSELVRMYASRYSAHHYNTVWINAGNFDSMQRSFFRLAAELGVLKEEQVFEDPAERNIVDIVNDVYRKLLLETTLLVLDNAEKFSNDSEEDAGLDRFLPKEMSNNVCIIIISHNVDWDSSIPKIQLGHFTN from the coding sequence ATGGCTGATGGTTCGCAAAGCCACTCGTCCCGACCTGCTGAGCTGCAGTGGAGTCGGCAAGACGTCTTCGAGTGTCTTTCAGCCGTACCCTCCAGTTTACGGCAGATGCGACACGTGGGGTCCTCCCGGGCAGAGGAACCGCACTGGCACGAGAGACTCAAGAAGTTCGTGAACACGTTCGTGAAGGAGATCGAGACGTACTTGGAAGCGAAGTACCTGGTGCTCGAGGGCGAGGAGGGAGGTGGGAGGTCCCACGGCGTGGGCGAGTGGGTGGGCGGCGGGACCGGAGCGCTCCTGGGGAAGCTCCTGGGGGCGCCCGAACTGGGGGAGTTCGCCGGGGCCACACTCGGGCACATGGCGGACGAGGCGATCCACAGGAGGAAGCTCTACCGCCTGTCGCAGCTGGTGTACCGCACCCAGGAGAAGGACGACCACGCCAGCGTGAGGCGGGTTCTGGCCGAGTGCGGGCTCCATGTGTTCAGGAGCTTCGAGATGCAGGTCATGGGGGTCACGAGCGCCGCAGGATGGCAACTGGCCGTCAAGAAGCTGGGCGAGGACGCGGCGCACAGGGCCATCAACTTCTGCGCCGGCGAGCGTGCCGGAGAGATCGCCCCGGACCTCATCACCCGGGGAGTCGTCGAGGGGAGATCCAAGAAGAGGCACTCGTACTCCTGGAGGCGCGGCCTCGCCATACGCTACCGCGGGACGAAGGTGACAACCGAGGACATCTACACCAAGACTGGACTTGTGGTCCTCGACAGTGACGGCGTCGCTGAACGTTACTACCGGAAGAAAGACGGAAAGTGCGAAACGTGCAAATTCGGACATCGCGTGCTTTTCAACTGGGAGATGGACAGCCACGGAGGCATATCCGAAGTCCTGGGCAACAGTTGGCATGAAGAAGAGAAACCACGTGACGAATACAGATATGAGTTAAAACCAGATAATTTCAGCTCGGCGCTCAACTATTTATCGCGTGTTATTTGTCCAGAAGATGAGCATATGACAGAAGAAAgaataacagaaatattcaccaGCATTCAGGTTAACATGGTGTGTGAGATTCCAGAGAAACTGCTggaaaattacatgaaaaaattgGTGGGAGATATTAACAAGAATGAGGTACGAAAAATTAGCGGTTTGGATCAAGGTGCTGACGAAATTGAATTCGGCAAAAGGAGAGAAGCAGTTATGTTTGATTTGAGTGAACCAGTTGTGTTTTTCAAGGACAGAGAAGAGCCTCTGAGAAAGCTGCATGAATTCTTGTGCGGCCAGAACGCTCACAAAATGGCAGTTGTATGTGGGCCAGGTAGCGTGGGAAAGAGCGAGCTGGTGCGAATGTACGCTTCAAGGTACAGCGCGCATCATTACAACACTGTGTGGATAAATGCAGGAAATTTCGACTCCATGCAGAGGTCTTTCTTCAGATTAGCAGCAGAACTCGGAGTACTTAAAGAGGAGCAAGTGTTTGAAGATCCAGCTGAGCGTAACATCGTGGATATCGTGAATGATGTTTACAGAAAATTGTTACTAGAAACTACTCTGTTAGTTTTAGATAACGCAGAGAAATTCAGCAATGACAGCGAAGAAGATGCAGGCTTGGACAGATTTTTACCGAAGGAAATGTCAAATAATGTGTGTATTATAATAATATCTCACAACGTTGACTGGGACTCGTCAATACCCAAAATACAACTGGGCCATTTCACAAATTAA